The following are encoded together in the Lathyrus oleraceus cultivar Zhongwan6 chromosome 3, CAAS_Psat_ZW6_1.0, whole genome shotgun sequence genome:
- the LOC127128953 gene encoding uncharacterized protein LOC127128953, whose product MADSSNHGKTSPRDQSSSHDHQPSSNTDRSPPAPPPVTAPHMMYYQPGPGGYPPGPHGPPPPFHPYPPPPHGYPQYPPQPQGYNNYPGHAPYYPPQNYHSDVGGRSFIRGFIMCSCFIFTGFFVSTLIMAFILHPKLPLYKVNAMSVENFNTSSVLTGDWSISLAILNPNTKLKGYFSDFKVDVVHDQTSEIAMSFVPNFQLEKQEEKQMDVKASSSNRGNVVSFQKWDLDKMSNEKQGGSITFGLKVTSIAEFKSPSMSTRSMMMLAICDGLKIVFQNNSGTGALDNGGKPVNCTLYM is encoded by the coding sequence ATGGCTGATTCATCAAACCATGGAAAAACATCTCCAAGAGATCAATCATCTTCCCACGATCATCAACCCTCATCAAACACCGACAGGTCACCACCGGCACCACCACCGGTGACCGCACCTCACATGATGTATTACCAACCGGGACCTGGTGGTTATCCACCAGGTCCTCATGGACCACCACCACCCTTTCATCCATACCCCCCACCACCACATGGATACCCCCAATATCCTCCTCAGCCGCAAGGATACAATAACTACCCTGGTCATGCACCATACTACCCTCCTCAAAACTATCATTCCGACGTAGGAGGTAGAAGCTTTATTAGAGGTTTCATAATGTGTTCATGTTTCATATTCACAGGCTTCTTCGTTTCAACTCTCATAATGGCATTCATATTACACCCTAAATTACCTCTTTACAAGGTTAATGCCATGTCGGTGGAGAATTTCAACACAAGTTCAGTTTTAACAGGTGATTGGAGCATCAGCCTGGCCATTCTGAATCCTAACACAAAACTAAAAGGTTACTTTTCGGATTTTAAGGTTGATGTCGTGCATGATCAAACCAGCGAGATAGCTATGAGTTTTGTGCCCAATTTTCAATTGGAAAAACAAGAAGAAAAACAAATGGACGTTAAAGCTTCTTCGAGCAACCGTGGGAATGTTGTGTCGTTTCAAAAATGGGATTTGGATAAGATGAGTAATGAAAAACAAGGTGGATCCATTACGTTTGGGTTGAAGGTGACTTCTATAGCTGAGTTTAAGTCACCCTCAATGTCCACGAGAAGTATGATGATGTTGGCTATTTGTGATGGGTTGAAGATTGTGTTTCAAAATAATTCTGGTACTGGTGCTTTGGACAATGGGGGTAAACCTGTCAATTGCACACTTTACATGTGA